The following coding sequences lie in one Alloacidobacterium dinghuense genomic window:
- a CDS encoding Rv1681 family radical SAM protein, with product MKADIELDIARKTFASGLLPDLIALLRRTRQGDLVALIGDDQRIGPDLEAWCRFTGNPLVESTVENGRARWLFRCGAAPMPPEENRPVGSRLWLYTNFDCNLRCDYCCVRSSPAAPRRELGLALVQRIAREAAELGVKEIFATGGEPFLLEDIGEILAACASAAPTTVLTNGMLFAGRRMEALRALPRDRIVLQISLDSPTPGRHDLHRGPGTWARAREGIRRAREQGFRVRLAATVSTNTEAEEFRQFLDDEKIAAEDRIIRRIALRGSAAAGIALGRTDLIPEVTITADGVYWHPVGAEDADLLVTRDIFPLAESFAAVRRAIEREGEHANKLARIFNCA from the coding sequence ATGAAGGCGGACATCGAGCTGGATATCGCGCGCAAGACCTTCGCTTCTGGTCTCTTGCCGGACCTGATCGCCCTGCTGCGCCGCACCCGTCAGGGCGATCTAGTCGCGCTCATCGGTGACGACCAGCGCATCGGGCCCGACCTCGAAGCCTGGTGCCGCTTCACCGGCAACCCCCTTGTTGAATCCACAGTTGAAAACGGTCGCGCACGCTGGCTCTTTCGTTGCGGCGCCGCTCCGATGCCTCCGGAAGAGAACCGCCCAGTCGGCTCGCGCCTTTGGCTCTATACGAACTTCGACTGCAACCTGCGCTGCGACTACTGTTGTGTGCGCTCCTCGCCCGCCGCGCCCCGACGGGAGCTGGGACTGGCGCTTGTGCAGCGGATCGCTCGCGAAGCGGCTGAGCTGGGCGTTAAAGAAATCTTCGCAACTGGAGGCGAGCCATTTCTGCTGGAAGACATCGGCGAGATCCTGGCTGCCTGCGCCTCCGCTGCTCCTACCACGGTGCTGACCAATGGAATGCTGTTTGCTGGACGGCGCATGGAAGCCTTGCGAGCGTTGCCCCGCGATCGAATTGTCCTCCAGATCAGCCTGGACAGTCCTACCCCAGGGCGCCACGACCTCCATCGCGGGCCCGGAACATGGGCACGCGCCCGGGAGGGTATCAGGCGCGCCCGTGAGCAGGGTTTTCGCGTGCGATTGGCAGCGACCGTTTCGACTAATACCGAGGCCGAGGAATTCCGTCAATTCCTCGATGACGAGAAGATTGCTGCGGAAGACCGGATCATACGGCGGATCGCTTTGCGGGGTTCTGCGGCCGCGGGTATTGCTCTCGGCCGAACTGACTTGATTCCGGAAGTGACCATCACTGCCGACGGTGTGTACTGGCATCCCGTCGGAGCCGAGGATGCCGACCTGCTCGTCACGCGCGACATTTTCCCTCTCGCTGAGTCCTTCGCTGCCGTGCGCCGCGCCATTGAGCGTGAGGGTGAACACGCCAACAAGCTGGCAAGAATCTTCAACTGCGCCTGA
- a CDS encoding phosphate/phosphite/phosphonate ABC transporter substrate-binding protein encodes MSKTIWVGAVAYDPKVVTIWEGMRRYFHEEAHLPVEVVLFQSYEMQVLALLAKPGEVAPHIDIAWNTNLAYLQADEWSGHACRAIAMRDSDLGWMTKIVAVAGGPVSTVADLKNRTLALGSRDSGHAAILPVHFLEQEGLREGRDYKTLRFDSDLGKHGDTGTSEVDVVRAVLDGRAEAGAIGAPFWSTVQTERLVPEGGLKEIWTSPTYNHCMFTARPGLNAEQERRFVEALSAMSYDNPVHRVILDTEGLKRWLPPHPDGYAALREAAAEQGFFEPQVAHSA; translated from the coding sequence ATGAGCAAAACGATCTGGGTAGGAGCTGTTGCATACGATCCGAAGGTGGTTACGATCTGGGAGGGGATGCGGCGCTATTTTCACGAGGAGGCGCATCTTCCGGTTGAGGTCGTGCTCTTTCAGAGCTACGAAATGCAGGTCCTGGCGCTACTAGCCAAGCCGGGCGAGGTGGCGCCGCACATCGATATTGCCTGGAACACAAACCTGGCGTACTTGCAGGCCGACGAGTGGAGCGGGCATGCCTGCCGCGCGATCGCGATGCGCGATAGCGATCTCGGCTGGATGACAAAGATTGTCGCGGTTGCGGGAGGGCCCGTTTCTACGGTGGCGGACCTCAAGAATCGCACGCTCGCGCTTGGCAGCAGGGACAGCGGGCACGCGGCGATCCTTCCGGTGCATTTTCTGGAGCAGGAGGGCTTGCGCGAGGGGCGAGATTACAAGACCCTGCGCTTCGACAGCGACCTAGGCAAACATGGTGATACGGGAACAAGCGAAGTAGATGTGGTGCGGGCCGTACTGGATGGGCGGGCCGAAGCCGGAGCGATTGGCGCTCCTTTCTGGAGCACGGTGCAGACTGAGCGGCTCGTGCCGGAAGGCGGCCTCAAGGAGATATGGACTTCTCCGACGTATAACCACTGCATGTTCACGGCGCGGCCTGGCCTCAACGCGGAACAGGAGCGCCGGTTTGTGGAGGCTCTGTCGGCGATGAGCTACGACAATCCGGTTCATCGCGTCATCCTCGACACTGAAGGCTTGAAGCGCTGGCTGCCGCCTCACCCTGATGGCTACGCTGCATTGCGGGAAGCCGCGGCCGAACAAGGATTCTTCGAGCCGCAGGTTGCGCATTCAGCGTAA